Within the Aminivibrio pyruvatiphilus genome, the region GCGGCTCTCGATCTCCGCGAGAAGATTGCGTTTCTCCGTTTCGTCGGTAGTCAGCATCATCTCGAAGAGATTGGCCCTGATATAGTTCATATTTGACCTTGAGTCGTTCAACCACTGGACGGGCAATACGCCGCTCCTGAACATGTCAGTCATGTCCCTTTCGGCGGCGACAAGGCGCTGATAGCCGACAAAGGATGCGGCGGCTGTGAAAAGGCATAACAGTAATGTAAGGGCAAAAAGTCGAAAACGAATGGTAGTGTTTCGGAGGAGCTTCATCAAGGACGATCACTTCCTTAAAAGTATTTGAATGGAACACGGGAATGAAATGTATCAAATCTCCTAAACTCTCATGCCATGACAGCCATTCGAAAAACTATCCTTTCAGAAAATTCTTCTCTTGCTCTCCAGCCTCCTCTCCCAATCTTTTTTCAACAAACAAAAACGCCCGGAATATATCAAATCACCTCTATCCGGGCAGTCATTTGATGACCTCGCGTTTTTGAAGTCTTCAAACTGTGGGGAGTCCCCGCAAAAGTATAATAAACGCATTATTGCAAATATTAAATATAGAAAAAAATGCCGACACCACATTATGCAGGTATGGTGTCATTTCTTTCCGGGCTTGTCAATAATGATGAAAGGGAAATATTTTTGATATGGAGAGTGTTTCTTTGGAAATTAACCTCAATCTTCATTTTTTGGACTATGGATCTTAAGTCTTGCTCCAAAAGGACTTTTGTTGTAAGTAGAAGGGCATAGGAGGCATAATAAATAGGCAAATAGTCCTATAAGGGAAGGGGTATGTTGACTGATTGGGTTTATTGAAGGGGAAACAATTCGTGATTGCTTTGTATTAACAGGTATAGGGCTTCAAAAGGAAAACACCCAAGTCGATTCTGTTCACGGAAAAAACGACCTTATTACATCCGTAAAACAGATGCAATCTTTCAGGCAGGGGTCTTCGAGACGACACTCTTTCTCACTCCCCGAAGGAAAATCCGGCGGCAAAGACCTCCCGGCAGGCCTCGACGACATCTGCGTCAAACAGACGGTCCCTGCCTTCCTCCACGAACCGGAGGGCGGTTTTGATCCCCAGGGACGGACGGTAGGGACGGTGGGAGGCCATGGCCTCCACCGTGTCGGCCACGGCGAGGATTTTTGCTTCCAGAAGAATTTCTTCGTTTTTCAGCCCCCTGGGGTATCCGCTGCCGTCAAGCCGTTCATGGTGCTGCCGGACTACTTCAACGATATGCCGGGGGAAGTCTGCTTTCCTGAGGATCTGGTAACCTTC harbors:
- a CDS encoding MCP four helix bundle domain-containing protein — encoded protein: MKLLRNTTIRFRLFALTLLLCLFTAAASFVGYQRLVAAERDMTDMFRSGVLPVQWLNDSRSNMNYIRANLFEMMLTTDETEKRNLLAEIESR